A DNA window from Plasmodium brasilianum strain Bolivian I chromosome 12, whole genome shotgun sequence contains the following coding sequences:
- a CDS encoding GTP-binding protein YihA2 produces MHCVGYFFRKYSSLNNKLKVDKIKTNVNIVNEEMTSAISRRQKEKGMKLDLKIYEQLRKKMLGKPLNKLQKKYMNEKRPKFAPIFLDQLKPRMILYKVAIQVSELPLPKYPEIAFIGRSNCGKSTLINELCGRTNKAKVSKLPGCTKQIHFYKIAKPCLLCLVDLPGYGFAHSKEELRLQWNEFTLFYLKNRKNLKKVFVLIDCRVGLKTSDKELLHFFDRYNIKYQIILSKCDLLNTKDLAIKIQIINEEIFCFKNLEKPIIPLSSIKRQNLNELRSEIAKYQLNKTIVKNNIIMKINDLIEQKKLKKLKNVKGVQVGTNKNEGEKESSFSTFTASDILSERKKKRNKNNSENSTSKDILISDDTIFEALNRWKVCDKITLDATFNKYMHFHANYLIKSLKQRFIENCLKEFNKQDLQIIDDIIENYDKQDKCDAKQTDVVVTNHQLGNTGEQSMICKQSYKASDANVDYKQRKYKKKGQLIEYGNKNTCIKSDNTINCDIDNYSKNNEHNSIDLSLPDDTNNKKWEDILAVKNEHVTYSDVHKNMHSLEIRNDQDFVNQLSHENYLRKCSEDLVVKENASRTIDGSHKKEIDEHFNIFSMNGTDNGEIENEILHNSLLLCYKIKSNHSEYIYSENVKMESLFEKNNKKLGNDFKCMDYSKIKEDVLLEEEDTYSSEDFVNGLKRNKKEFLMDNDSLSSYTFNLKDKSTHHVYEKNKSEAYKIYRSKMLENLCDVQNIFNISERGVKNTQQHMSNTKNNSSSQIKSGNILHKGTTIRNSFSKEMILEGQRSSREEEENIYIKKNYIGLKTRKKIIKGTKKLKLFGKKRAKEIVNTPIDLATDYFKLSNKNSTFLDKKKNSWNYISSKYNKWLKKVNRKNTCPEIISSVKKEDVMIRYVQKQESKYKKEKNKLSAQKKNLGMITKPPNHKKIKKISRNFTLSDEQKIFDREAFFKYRDVEK; encoded by the coding sequence atgcactgTGTAGGTTACTTTTTTCGAAAGTATTCTAGCTTAAATAACAAATTGAAGGTggacaaaataaaaacaaatgtcAATATAGTTAATGAAGAAATGACTAGCGCAATAAGTAGAAGACAGAAGGAAAAAGGAATGAAATTAgatctaaaaatatatgaacagttaagaaaaaaaatgttaggAAAGCCATTAAATaagttacaaaaaaaatatatgaacgaAAAACGTCCAAAGTTTGCACCAATATTTTTGGATCAGTTAAAACCTAGAATGATTTTATATAAGGTAGCTATTCAAGTAAGTGAGTTGCCACTACCAAAATATCCAGAAATTGCATTTATAGGTAGATCAAATTGCGGTAAATCTACAttaattaatgaattatGTGGAAGAACAAATAAGGCAAAAGTTAGCAAATTGCCTGGATGCACGAAacaaattcatttttataaaatagcGAAACCTTGTTTACTTTGTTTGGTTGATTTGCCAGGATATGGGTTTGCTCATAGTAAGGAAGAATTAAGGCTCCAGTGGAATGAATTTAccttgttttatttaaaaaataggaaaaatttaaaaaaggttTTTGTTCTTATTGATTGCCGAGTTGGTCTAAAAACAAGTGACAAGGAAttgttacatttttttgataggtataatataaaatatcaaataattttaagtaaatGTGACTTACTAAATACAAAGGATTTAGccataaaaattcaaattataaatgaagaaatattttgttttaaaaatttagaaaaaccTATTATTCCATTAAGTTCAATAAAAAGACAAAATTTGAACGAGTTAAGAAGTGAAATAGCGAAATATCAATTAAACAAAACCATTGttaagaataatattataatgaagATAAATGATTTAATTGAGCAGAAGAAATTGAAGAAACTGAAAAACGTTAAAGGGGTTCAGGTAGgaacaaacaaaaatgaagGCGAAAAGGAGAGTTCCTTTAGCACTTTTACTGCATCAGACATCTTAAgcgaaagaaaaaaaaaaaggaacaaaaataattcagAAAATAGTACCTCTAAAGATATCCTTATAAGTGATGATACGATCTTTGAAGCGTTAAATAGATGGAAAGTGTGTGATAAGATTACCTTAGATGCaacttttaataaatatatgcatttccatgcgaattatttaataaaatccCTTAAACAGAGGTTCATAGAAAATTGCTTAAAAGAGTTTAACAAACAAGATTTACAAATTATTGATGATATTATTGAAAACTATGATAAACAGGATAAATGCGATGCTAAACAGACAGACGTAGTAGTAACAAATCATCAGTTGGGAAACACAGGAGAACAAAGTATGATATGTAAGCAAAGTTATAAGGCAAGTGATGCTAATGTGGACTACAAACAGAggaaatataagaaaaaggGGCAATTAATTGAATATGGTAATAAGAACACATGTATTAAAAGTGACAACACGATAAATTGTGATATTGATAATTATAGCAAAAACAATGAACATAATAGCATTGATTTGTCTTTACCAGatgatacaaataataaaaaatgggaagACATCTTAGCTGTTAAAAATGAGCATGTTACATATAGTGACGTACATAAAAACATGCACAGTTTAGAAATTAGGAATGATCAAGATTTTGTTAATCAATTAAGtcatgaaaattatttacgaAAATGTAGTGAGGATCTAGTAGTTAAGGAAAATGCTAGTAGGACTATTGACGGATcgcataaaaaagaaatagatgaacattttaatattttttctatgaaTGGCACAGATAATGGTGAAatagaaaatgaaatattacaCAACAGCTTACTTTTGTGCTATAAAATTAAGAGTAATCATtccgaatatatatattcggaaaatgtaaaaatggaaagtttgtttgaaaaaaataataaaaaactagGAAATGATTTTAAATGTATGGACTATTCTAAAATTAAAGAAGATGTTTTACTAGAGGAAGAGGATACATATTCGTCTGAAGATTTTGTAAACggtttaaaaagaaataaaaaagaatttttaatgGATAATGATTCCTTAAGTAgttatacatttaatttaaagGATAAAAGTACGCATCACGTgtacgaaaaaaataaatcagaAGCATACAAAATTTATAGAAGTAAAATGTTAGAAAATTTGTGTGATGTCCagaacatttttaatatttctgaAAGGGGGGTGAAGAACACGCAACAGCATATGTCCAATACgaaaaataattcttcttCACAAATTAAAAGCGGTAATATATTACACAAAGGTACGACCATACGTAATAGTTTCTCTAAGGAAATGATTTTAGAAGGACAGAGATCGTCGAGAGAGGaggaagaaaatatttatataaagaaaaattatataggtTTAAAAACtagaaagaaaattataaaaggcacaaaaaaattaaaattgtttgGTAAAAAGAGGGCAAAAGAAATAGTAAATACTCCTATAGATTTGGCTACGGATTATTTCAAattaagtaataaaaattccACTTTTctcgataaaaaaaaaaatagttggAACTATATTAGCTCaaagtataataaatggctaaaaaaagtaaaccGTAAAAATACTTGTCCAGAAATTATTAGTTCtgttaaaaaagaagatgtTATGATACGTTATGTGCAAAAACAAGAaagcaaatataaaaaggagaaaaataaattatcagCGCAAAAGAAAAACTTAGGTATGATAACAAAACCGCCTAatcacaaaaaaattaaaaaaatttcaagaAATTTTACCCTATCTGATGAGCAAAAGATATTTGATAGAGAagccttttttaaatatcgCGATGTTGAAAAGTGA
- a CDS encoding tRNA import protein tRIP has protein sequence MCILTLVKDNVKSDILKLVLDFIKVVVAKNEGKITFPEIQYKKKISFEHKNKIYKELFCSLYAIIDMYDCFNELFNEDEDKVSENEEFIFHLASDKYNLKQQDLKHLNELLCEKSFIVSNKHSSIVDIFYFCSIHKLLSEMTAKERVDFSHIFRWFLHIQETLTGNFTTLKKLDVKDSLETMLNNKTAVNTNERRNNTYMIQQKAEKGAKSENEKNKKKNDNVQSNSAKNTNVQNKNVQKKNAQDTKSLDDISRLNILVGYVEEVEIHPDADTLYCLKVNVGEDKPRDICSGLRNKKNAEELMNKYVLVLANLKEKSLRGRKSYGMVLCGSFDEKVELLTPPSGAKIGERIICENMDMNSLPDKSLSSDKEKNPFFHIQPHLTLKNGIAYYKDAKWMSSQGEIMCVLQQGTIS, from the exons ATGTGTATTTTAACTCTAGTTAAAGACAACGTAAAATCAGATATATTAAAGTTAGTCCTTGATTTTATAAAGGTGGTCGTAGCAAAAAATGAAGGCAAAATAACTTTCCCTGAAATACAATACAAAAAg aaaatttCCTTTGAgcataagaataaaatttataaggAACTTTTTTGTTCCCTCTATGCGATAATTGATATGTATGATTGTTTTAATGAACTGTTTAATGAAGATGAAGATAAAGTTAGTGAAAATGAGGAATTCATTTTCCATTTAGCTAGCGATAAGTATAATCTAAAACAGCAAGATTTGAAACACTTGAATGAATTGTTATGTGAGAAATCTTTTATTGTTTCCAACAAACATTCATCAATAGTGgatatattctatttttgtTCTATTCATAAATTGCTAAGTGAAATGACAGCTAAAGAAAGAGTTGATTTCTCTCATATTTTTAGATGGTTTTTACATATTCAAGAAACCTTAACAGGAAATTTTacaacattaaaaaaattagatgtTAAGGATAGCTTAGAAACCatgttaaataataaaaccgCAGTGAACACAAATGAAAGAAGGAATAACACATATATGATACAGCAGAAAGCTGAAAAGGGTGCAAAaagtgaaaatgaaaaaaataaaaagaaaaatgataacGTGCAAAGTAATAGTGCGAAAAATACCAAcgtgcaaaataaaaatgtacagaaaaaaaatgcacaagACACGAAAAGTTTAGATGATATATCAAGATTAAACATTCTTGTAGGATATGTTGAAGAGGTAGAAATTCACCCTGATGCGGATACACTTTATTGCCTAAAAGTAAATGTTGGAGAAGATAAACCAAGAGATATTTGCAGTGgattaagaaataaaaaaaatgcagaagagttaatgaataaatatgttttagtTTTAGCaaatttaaaggaaaaatcgTTAAGAGGAAGAAAGAGTTATGGTATGGTATTATGTGGTTCCTTTGATGAAAAAGTAGAATTACTTACTCCTCCATCAGGAGCAAAAATTGGAGAAAGGATTATTTGTGAAAATATGGATATGAACAGTTTACCTGATAAATCGTTAAGCTCTGATAAAGAGAAAAAcccattttttcatatacaaCCTCACCtaactttaaaaaatggaatagcTTATTATAAGGATGCCAAGTGGATGTCATCTCAGGGGGAAATTATGTGTGTTCTACAGCAGGGAACGATTTCTTAA